Proteins encoded by one window of Macaca mulatta isolate MMU2019108-1 chromosome 10, T2T-MMU8v2.0, whole genome shotgun sequence:
- the PPDPF gene encoding pancreatic progenitor cell differentiation and proliferation factor isoform X2 produces the protein MVGARARVSVVARCPAVSSANGLRGLASPSPPPVIVRRGPRGVAAQVPPASKPEHGGHPLQRLARGHPRLLPAPPGFHFQQQLLRQYRVPRGSHSPPPRSPQG, from the exons GCGCGCGCGCGCGTCTCTGTCGTGGCGCGGTGTCCCGCGGTCTCCTCTGCAAATGGGCTCCGTGGCTTAGCGTCCCCGTCCCCGCCACCCGTGATCGTGCGCCGAGGCCCGCGAGGGGTTGCCGCCCAG GTCCCACCAGCCAGCAAGCCAGAGCATGGCGGCCATCCCCTCCAGCGGCTCGCTCGTGGCCACCCACGACTACTACCGGC GCCGCCTGGGTTCCACTTCCAGCAACAGCTCCTGCGGCAGTACCGAGTGCCCCGGGGAAGCCATTCCCCACCCCCCAG GTCTCCCCAAGGCTGA
- the PPDPF gene encoding pancreatic progenitor cell differentiation and proliferation factor, which yields MAAIPSSGSLVATHDYYRRRLGSTSSNSSCGSTECPGEAIPHPPGLPKADPGHWWASFFFGKSTLPFMATVLESAEHPEPPQASSSMTTGGLARDAPRKQPGGQSSTASAGPPS from the exons ATGGCGGCCATCCCCTCCAGCGGCTCGCTCGTGGCCACCCACGACTACTACCGGC GCCGCCTGGGTTCCACTTCCAGCAACAGCTCCTGCGGCAGTACCGAGTGCCCCGGGGAAGCCATTCCCCACCCCCCAG GTCTCCCCAAGGCTGACCCGGGTCACTGGTGGGCCAGCTTCTTTTTCGGGAAGTCCACCCTCCCGTTCATGGCCACGGTGTTGGAGTCCGCAGAGCACCCGGAACCCCCCCAGGCCTCCAGCAGCATGACCACCGGTGGCCTGGCTCGGGACGCCCCGAGGAAGCAGCCCGGCGGTCAGTCCAGCACAGCCAGCGCTGGACCCCCGTCCTGA
- the PTK6 gene encoding protein-tyrosine kinase 6 isoform X1 has product MVSRDQAHLGPKYVGLWDFKARTDEELSFRAGDVFHVARKEEQWWWFFGCISRSEAVRRLQAEGNAAGTFLIRVSEKPGANYVLSVRDAQAVRHYKIWWRAGGQLHLNEAVSFPSLSELVNYHRAQSLSHGLRLAAPCRKHEPEPLPHWDDWERPREEFTLCRKLGSGYFGEVFEGLWKDRVQVAIKVISRDNLLHQQTLQSEIQAMKKLRHKHILALYAVVSVGDPVYIITELMGKGSLLELLRDSDKKVLPVSELLDIAWQVAEGMCYLESQNYIHRDLAARNILVGENTLCKVGDFGLARLIKEDVYLSHDRNIPYKWTAPEALSRGHYSTKSDVWSFGVLLHEIFSRGQVPYPGMSNHEAFLRVDAGYRMPCPLECPPSVHKLMLTCWCRDPEQRPCFKALRERLSSFTSYENPT; this is encoded by the exons ATGGTGTCCCGGGACCAGGCTCACCTGGGCCCCAAGTATGTGGGCCTCTGGGACTTCAAGGCCCGGACGGACGAGGAGCTGAGCTTCCGAGCGGGGGACGTCTTCCACGTGGCCAGGAAGGAGGAGCAGTGGTG GTGGTTCTTCGGCTGCATCTCCCGCTCAGAAGCTGTGCGTCGGCTGCAGGCCGAGGGTAACGCCGCCGGCACCTTCCTGATCAGGGTCAGCGAGAAGCCAGGCGCCAACTACGTCCTGTCGG TGCGGGACGCGCAGGCTGTGCGGCACTACAAGATCTGGTGGCGAGCCGGGGGCCAGCTGCACCTGAACGAGGCGGTGTCCTTCCCCAGCCTGTCCGAGCTTGTGAACTACCACAGGGCCCAGAGCCTGTCCCACGGCCTGCGGCTGGCCGCGCCCTGCCGGAAG CATGAGCCTGAGCCTCTGCCCCACTGGGATGACTGGGAGAGGCCGAGGGAGGAGTTCACGCTCTGCAGGAAGCTGGGGTCTGGCTACTTTGGGGAGGTCTTCGAGGGGCTCTGGAAAGACCGGGTCCAGGTGGCCATTAAGGTGATTTCTCGAG ACAACCTCCTGCACCAGCAGACGCTGCAGTCGGAGATCCAGGCCATGAAGAAGCTGCGGCACAAACACATCCTGGCACTGTACGCCGTGGTGTCCGTGGGGGACCCTGTGTACATCATCACGGAGCTCATGGGCAAGGGCAGCCTGCTGGAGCTGCTTCGTG aTTCTGACAAGAAAGTCCTGCCCGTTTCGGAGCTGCTGGACATCGCCTGGCAGGTGGCTGAGGGCATGTGTTACCTGGAGTCTCAGAATTACATCCACCGGGACCTGGCCGCCAGGAACATCCTTGTCGGGGAAAACACTCTCTGCAAAGTTGGGGACTTTGGGCTAGCCAGGCTCATCAAG GAGGACGTCTACCTCTCCCATGACCGTAACATCCCCTACAAGTGGACGGCCCCCGAAGCACTCTCCCGAGGCCATTACTCCACCAAATCCGACGTGTGGTCCTTTGGGGTTCTCCTGCACGAGATTTTCAGCAGGGGTCAGGTGCCCTACCCAG GCATGTCCAACCACGAGGCCTTCCTGAGGGTGGATGCCGGCTACCGCATGCCCTGCCCTCTGGAGTGCCCGCCTAGCGTGCACAAGCTGATGCTGACATGCTGGTGCAGGGACCCTGAGCAGAGACCCTGCTTCAAGGCCCTTCGGGAGAGGCTTTCCAGCTTCACCAGCTACGAGAACCCGACCTGA
- the PTK6 gene encoding protein-tyrosine kinase 6 isoform X2 translates to MVSRDQAHLGPKYVGLWDFKARTDEELSFRAGDVFHVARKEEQWWWATLLDEAGGAVAQGYVPHSYLAERETVESEPWFFGCISRSEAVRRLQAEGNAAGTFLIRVSEKPGANYVLSVRDAQAVRHYKIWWRAGGQLHLNEAVSFPSLSELVNYHRAQSLSHGLRLAAPCRKHEPEPLPHWDDWERPREEFTLCRKLGSGYFGEVFEGLWKDRVQVAIKVISRDNLLHQQTLQSEIQAMKKLRHKHILALYAVVSVGDPVYIITELMGKGSLLELLRDSDKKVLPVSELLDIAWQVAEGMCYLESQNYIHRDLAARNILVGENTLCKVGDFGLARLIKEDVYLSHDRNIPYKWTAPEALSRGHYSTKSDVWSFGVLLHEIFSRGQVPYPGMSNHEAFLRVDAGYRMPCPLECPPSVHKLMLTCWCRDPEQRPCFKALRERLSSFTSYENPT, encoded by the exons ATGGTGTCCCGGGACCAGGCTCACCTGGGCCCCAAGTATGTGGGCCTCTGGGACTTCAAGGCCCGGACGGACGAGGAGCTGAGCTTCCGAGCGGGGGACGTCTTCCACGTGGCCAGGAAGGAGGAGCAGTGGTGGTGGGCCACGCTGCTGGACGAGGCGGGTGGGGCCGTGGCCCAGGGCTATGTGCCCCACAGCTACCTGGCCGAGAGGGAGACCGTGGAGTCGGAACC GTGGTTCTTCGGCTGCATCTCCCGCTCAGAAGCTGTGCGTCGGCTGCAGGCCGAGGGTAACGCCGCCGGCACCTTCCTGATCAGGGTCAGCGAGAAGCCAGGCGCCAACTACGTCCTGTCGG TGCGGGACGCGCAGGCTGTGCGGCACTACAAGATCTGGTGGCGAGCCGGGGGCCAGCTGCACCTGAACGAGGCGGTGTCCTTCCCCAGCCTGTCCGAGCTTGTGAACTACCACAGGGCCCAGAGCCTGTCCCACGGCCTGCGGCTGGCCGCGCCCTGCCGGAAG CATGAGCCTGAGCCTCTGCCCCACTGGGATGACTGGGAGAGGCCGAGGGAGGAGTTCACGCTCTGCAGGAAGCTGGGGTCTGGCTACTTTGGGGAGGTCTTCGAGGGGCTCTGGAAAGACCGGGTCCAGGTGGCCATTAAGGTGATTTCTCGAG ACAACCTCCTGCACCAGCAGACGCTGCAGTCGGAGATCCAGGCCATGAAGAAGCTGCGGCACAAACACATCCTGGCACTGTACGCCGTGGTGTCCGTGGGGGACCCTGTGTACATCATCACGGAGCTCATGGGCAAGGGCAGCCTGCTGGAGCTGCTTCGTG aTTCTGACAAGAAAGTCCTGCCCGTTTCGGAGCTGCTGGACATCGCCTGGCAGGTGGCTGAGGGCATGTGTTACCTGGAGTCTCAGAATTACATCCACCGGGACCTGGCCGCCAGGAACATCCTTGTCGGGGAAAACACTCTCTGCAAAGTTGGGGACTTTGGGCTAGCCAGGCTCATCAAG GAGGACGTCTACCTCTCCCATGACCGTAACATCCCCTACAAGTGGACGGCCCCCGAAGCACTCTCCCGAGGCCATTACTCCACCAAATCCGACGTGTGGTCCTTTGGGGTTCTCCTGCACGAGATTTTCAGCAGGGGTCAGGTGCCCTACCCAG GCATGTCCAACCACGAGGCCTTCCTGAGGGTGGATGCCGGCTACCGCATGCCCTGCCCTCTGGAGTGCCCGCCTAGCGTGCACAAGCTGATGCTGACATGCTGGTGCAGGGACCCTGAGCAGAGACCCTGCTTCAAGGCCCTTCGGGAGAGGCTTTCCAGCTTCACCAGCTACGAGAACCCGACCTGA
- the SRMS gene encoding tyrosine-protein kinase Srms isoform X1, with the protein MEPFLRRRLAFLSFFWDKIWPAGGEPDHGTPGSTDPGADPVPALPAEPCSPLPQLFLALYDFAARRGEELSVRRGDRLCALEEGGGYIFARRLSGQPSAGLVPITHVAKASPETLSDQPWYFSGVSRTQAQQLLLSPPNAPGAFLIRPSESSLGGYSLSVRAQAKVCHYRVSMAADGSLYLQKGRLFPGLEELLTYYKANWKLIQNPLLQPCVRQKAPRQDAWERPHSEFALGRKLGEGYFGEVWEGLWLGSLPVAIKVIKSADMKLADLAKEIQTLKGLRHERLIRLHAVCSGGEPVYIVTELMRKGNLQVFLGSPEGRALRLPPLLGFACQVAEGMNYLEGQRIVHRDLAARNVLVDDGLACKVADFGLARLLKDDIYSPSSGSKIPVKWTAPEAASYRVFSQKSDVWSFGVLLYEVFTYGQCPYEGMTNHETLQQIMRGYRLPRPAACPAEVYVLMLECWRSSPEERPSFATLWEKLHAIHRCLPRVLT; encoded by the exons ATGGAGCCCTTCCTCAGGAGGCGGCTGGCCTTCCTGTCCTTCTTCTGGGACAAGATCTGGCCTGCGGGCGGCGAGCCGGACCACGGCACCCCCGGGTCCACGGACCCCGGCGCCGACCCAGTGCCCGCGCTCCCCGCGGAGCCCTGCAGCCCCTTGCCGCAGCTCTTCCTTGCGCTCTACGACTTCGCGGCGCGGCGCGGGGAGGAGCTGAGTGTCCGCCGCGGGGACAGGCTCTGCGCCCTGGAGGAGGGGGGCGGCTACATCTTCGCGCGAAGGCTCTCGGGCCAGCCCAGCGCCGGGCTTGTGCCCATCACTCATGTGGCCAAGGCTTCTCCCGAGACGCTCTCAGACCAACC CTGGTACTTCAGTGGAGTCAGCCGGACCCAGGCACAGCAGCTGCTCCTCTCCCCACCCAACGCACCGGGAGCCTTCCTCATCCGGCCCAGCGAGAGCAGCCTCGGGGGCTACTCACTGTCAG TCCGGGCCCAGGCCAAGGTCTGCCACTACCGGGTCTCCATGGCAGCCGATGGCAGCCTCTACCTGCAGAAGGGACGGCTCTTTCCTGGCCTGGAGGAGCTGCTCACCTACTACAAGGCCAACTGGAAGCTGATCCAGAACCCCCTGCTGCAGCCCTGCGTGCGTCAG AAGGCCCCGCGGCAGGATGCGTGGGAGCGACCACACTCCGAATTTGCCCTTGGGAGGAAGCTGGGTGAAGGCTACTTTGGGGAGGTGTGGGAAGGCCTGTGGCTGGGCTCCCTGCCCGTGGCGATCAAGGTCATCAAGTCAG CCGACATGAAGCTCGCTGACCTCGCCAAGGAGATCCAGACGCTGAAGGGCCTGCGGCACGAGCGGCTCATCCGGCTGCACGCAGTGTGCTCGGGCGGGGAGCCTGTGTATATCGTCACGGAGCTCATGCGCAAGGGAAACCTGCAGGTCTTCCTGGGCA GCCCCGAGGGCCGGGCCCTGCGTCTGCCGCCGCTCCTGGGCTTTGCCTGCCAGGTGGCTGAGGGCATGAACTACCTGGAGGGGCAGCGCATTGTGCATCGGGACTTGGCCGCCAGGAACGTGCTTGTGGACGATGGCCTGGCTTGCAAGGTGGCTGACTTTGGCCTGGCCCGGCTGCTCAAG GACGACATCTACTCCCCGAGCAGCGGCTCCAAGATCCCGGTGAAGTGGACAGCACCTGAGGCGGCCAGTTATCGTGTCTTCTCCCAGAAGTCGGACGTCTGGTCCTTCGGTGTCCTGCTGTATGAGGTTTTCACCTATGGCCAGTGTCCCTACGAAG GCATGACCAACCACGAGACGCTGCAGCAGATCATGCGAGGGTACCGGCTGCCGCGCCCGGCTGCCTGCCCGGCAGAGGTCTACGtgctcatgctggagtgctgGAGAAGCAGCCCCGAGGAACGGCCCTCCTTCGCCACGCTGTGGGAGAAGCTGCACGCCATCCACAGATGCCTTCCCCGGGTCCTCACGTGA
- the SRMS gene encoding tyrosine-protein kinase Srms isoform X2, with the protein MEPFLRRRLAFLSFFWDKIWPAGGEPDHGTPGSTDPGADPVPALPAEPCSPLPQLFLALYDFAARRGEELSVRRGDRLCALEEGGGYIFARRLSGQPSAGLVPITHVAKASPETLSDQPWYFSGVSRTQAQQLLLSPPNAPGAFLIRPSESSLGGYSLSVRAQAKVCHYRVSMAADGSLYLQKGRLFPGLEELLTYYKANWKLIQNPLLQPCVRQAPRQDAWERPHSEFALGRKLGEGYFGEVWEGLWLGSLPVAIKVIKSADMKLADLAKEIQTLKGLRHERLIRLHAVCSGGEPVYIVTELMRKGNLQVFLGSPEGRALRLPPLLGFACQVAEGMNYLEGQRIVHRDLAARNVLVDDGLACKVADFGLARLLKDDIYSPSSGSKIPVKWTAPEAASYRVFSQKSDVWSFGVLLYEVFTYGQCPYEGMTNHETLQQIMRGYRLPRPAACPAEVYVLMLECWRSSPEERPSFATLWEKLHAIHRCLPRVLT; encoded by the exons ATGGAGCCCTTCCTCAGGAGGCGGCTGGCCTTCCTGTCCTTCTTCTGGGACAAGATCTGGCCTGCGGGCGGCGAGCCGGACCACGGCACCCCCGGGTCCACGGACCCCGGCGCCGACCCAGTGCCCGCGCTCCCCGCGGAGCCCTGCAGCCCCTTGCCGCAGCTCTTCCTTGCGCTCTACGACTTCGCGGCGCGGCGCGGGGAGGAGCTGAGTGTCCGCCGCGGGGACAGGCTCTGCGCCCTGGAGGAGGGGGGCGGCTACATCTTCGCGCGAAGGCTCTCGGGCCAGCCCAGCGCCGGGCTTGTGCCCATCACTCATGTGGCCAAGGCTTCTCCCGAGACGCTCTCAGACCAACC CTGGTACTTCAGTGGAGTCAGCCGGACCCAGGCACAGCAGCTGCTCCTCTCCCCACCCAACGCACCGGGAGCCTTCCTCATCCGGCCCAGCGAGAGCAGCCTCGGGGGCTACTCACTGTCAG TCCGGGCCCAGGCCAAGGTCTGCCACTACCGGGTCTCCATGGCAGCCGATGGCAGCCTCTACCTGCAGAAGGGACGGCTCTTTCCTGGCCTGGAGGAGCTGCTCACCTACTACAAGGCCAACTGGAAGCTGATCCAGAACCCCCTGCTGCAGCCCTGCGTGCGTCAG GCCCCGCGGCAGGATGCGTGGGAGCGACCACACTCCGAATTTGCCCTTGGGAGGAAGCTGGGTGAAGGCTACTTTGGGGAGGTGTGGGAAGGCCTGTGGCTGGGCTCCCTGCCCGTGGCGATCAAGGTCATCAAGTCAG CCGACATGAAGCTCGCTGACCTCGCCAAGGAGATCCAGACGCTGAAGGGCCTGCGGCACGAGCGGCTCATCCGGCTGCACGCAGTGTGCTCGGGCGGGGAGCCTGTGTATATCGTCACGGAGCTCATGCGCAAGGGAAACCTGCAGGTCTTCCTGGGCA GCCCCGAGGGCCGGGCCCTGCGTCTGCCGCCGCTCCTGGGCTTTGCCTGCCAGGTGGCTGAGGGCATGAACTACCTGGAGGGGCAGCGCATTGTGCATCGGGACTTGGCCGCCAGGAACGTGCTTGTGGACGATGGCCTGGCTTGCAAGGTGGCTGACTTTGGCCTGGCCCGGCTGCTCAAG GACGACATCTACTCCCCGAGCAGCGGCTCCAAGATCCCGGTGAAGTGGACAGCACCTGAGGCGGCCAGTTATCGTGTCTTCTCCCAGAAGTCGGACGTCTGGTCCTTCGGTGTCCTGCTGTATGAGGTTTTCACCTATGGCCAGTGTCCCTACGAAG GCATGACCAACCACGAGACGCTGCAGCAGATCATGCGAGGGTACCGGCTGCCGCGCCCGGCTGCCTGCCCGGCAGAGGTCTACGtgctcatgctggagtgctgGAGAAGCAGCCCCGAGGAACGGCCCTCCTTCGCCACGCTGTGGGAGAAGCTGCACGCCATCCACAGATGCCTTCCCCGGGTCCTCACGTGA
- the FNDC11 gene encoding fibronectin type III domain-containing protein 11 isoform X1 yields MSSHMAGLGLDKMKLGNPQSFLDQEEADDQQLLEPEAWRTYTERRNALREFLTSDLSPHLLKRHHARMQLLRKCSYYIEVLPKHLALGDQNPLVLPSAVFQLIDPWKFQRMKKVGTAQTKIQLLLLGDLLEQLDHGRAELDALLQSPDPRPFLADWALVERRLADVSAVMDSFLTMMVPGRLHVKHRLVSDVSAAKIPHIWLMLSTKMPVMFDRKESAAHQDWARLRWFVTIQPAASEQYELRFRLLDPRTQQECAQCGVIPVAACTFDVRNLLPNRSYKFTIKRAETSTLVYEPWRDSLTLQTKPGPLEGPTLSHSVREMIF; encoded by the coding sequence ATGAGCTCCCACATGGCAGGCCTGGGCCTAGACAAGATGAAGCTGGGCAATCCCCAGTCCTTCCTGGACCAGGAGGAGGCAGATGACCAGCAGCTGCTGGAGCCAGAGGCGTGGAGGACCTACACCGAGCGCCGCAATGCCCTGCGTGAGTTCCTGACTTCGGACCTGAGCCCGCACCTGCtcaagcgccaccacgcccgcaTGCAGCTGCTGCGTAAGTGCTCCTACTACATCGAGGTCCTGCCCAAGCACCTCGCCCTGGGCGACCAGAACCCGTTGGTGCTGCCCAGCGCCGTGTTCCAGCTCATCGACCCCTGGAAGTTCCAGCGCATGAAGAAGGTGGGCACAGCTCAGACCAAGATCCAGCTCCTGCTGCTCGGGGACCTGCTGGAGCAGCTGGACCATGGCCGTGCTGAGCTGGACGCCCTGCTCCAGTCGCCGGACCCACGGCCCTTCCTGGCCGACTGGGCGCTGGTGGAGCGGCGGCTGGCGGACGTGTCGGCCGTCATGGACAGCTTCCTGACCATGATGGTGCCGGGACGGCTGCACGTCAAACACCGCCTGGTGTCTGATGTCAGTGCCGCCAAGATCCCGCACATCTGGCTCATGCTGAGCACCAAGATGCCCGTCATGTTTGACAGAAAGGAGTCGGCGGCCCACCAGGACTGGGCCCGGCTTCGTTGGTTCGTCACCATCCAGCCGGCCGCCTCGGAGCAGTACGAGCTGCGCTTCAGGCTGCTGGACCCGCGGACGCAGCAGGAGTGCGCCCAGTGTGGCGTCATCCCCGTGGCTGCCTGCACCTTTGACGTCCGAAACCTGCTGCCCAACCGTTCCTACAAGTTCACCATCAAGAGGGCCGAGACCTCCACGCTGGTGTACGAGCCCTGGAGGGACAGCCTCACCCTGCAGACCAAGCCGGGGCCCCTGGAGGGGCCCACCCTCAGCCACTCTGTCCGAGAGatgattttctaa